In Salisediminibacterium beveridgei, one DNA window encodes the following:
- a CDS encoding YitT family protein — MKWIQQFFSGLTLKPFIIIIIGTLIFGFGIIHFNIQNGLAHGGFTGITLFLYYLFAIEPSLSNLALNIPLFLIGYKLFGKAMLVYSVFGTLSLSVSLRLFELYPVTEIPLQDDMILVSLFAGVFAGTGLGMIFRAGGTTGGVDILARLAEKYFGMSIGKFMFSFDAAVITLSMIHLTLTQAMYTLVTVFVASRVIDFIIEGASAAKSTMIISSRTEAISREIIKRMGRGSTAITGKGSFTDSERQILYVVVNRHELIQLKNLIQEVDPYAFFSINDVKEVSGEGFTFDKNYQPLKPTS, encoded by the coding sequence ATGAAGTGGATTCAGCAATTCTTTTCAGGGCTTACACTTAAGCCATTTATCATTATTATTATCGGTACGCTCATTTTCGGTTTCGGCATCATTCATTTTAATATACAGAACGGTCTCGCCCACGGCGGCTTCACAGGGATCACCCTGTTTTTATATTATCTGTTTGCCATTGAACCATCTCTTTCAAACCTGGCGCTGAATATTCCGCTTTTTCTCATCGGCTATAAGCTGTTTGGCAAAGCCATGCTGGTTTACAGCGTATTCGGCACCCTGTCATTATCCGTTTCACTGCGATTATTTGAACTCTACCCGGTTACAGAAATCCCTTTACAAGACGACATGATCCTCGTCTCCTTGTTTGCAGGTGTCTTCGCCGGTACGGGGCTCGGTATGATCTTCCGGGCAGGGGGAACAACCGGCGGGGTCGATATTCTGGCACGTCTTGCAGAAAAGTATTTCGGCATGAGTATCGGAAAGTTTATGTTCAGTTTTGATGCGGCCGTCATTACCCTCTCCATGATTCATCTGACGTTGACCCAGGCCATGTATACCCTGGTCACCGTGTTTGTTGCAAGCAGGGTGATTGATTTCATCATTGAGGGGGCAAGCGCTGCCAAGTCGACGATGATTATTTCCAGCCGGACCGAGGCCATTTCCCGGGAAATTATTAAACGCATGGGCCGTGGATCAACCGCCATCACAGGGAAAGGAAGTTTCACGGACAGTGAACGTCAGATTCTCTATGTTGTCGTTAACCGCCATGAACTGATTCAATTAAAAAACCTGATCCAGGAAGTCGATCCCTACGCGTTTTTCTCCATTAATGATGTCAAGGAAGTTTCCGGGGAAGGATTTACCTTTGACAAAAACTATCAGCCGCTGAAACCGACATCCTGA